A window from Megalobrama amblycephala isolate DHTTF-2021 linkage group LG21, ASM1881202v1, whole genome shotgun sequence encodes these proteins:
- the LOC125256410 gene encoding zinc finger protein 721-like, translating to MFFNLCVNSRSHAKLATPIYAFGEMCSAANLPHLVNLALDVCCIVPLNWEKPLFCFFTLALMAMKEETEELNEIEEKDQHENLHDFITGEKPFRCSQTEKTSTQKKAQKSFSQQRNLKDRTGKSSFTCQLCGKNYNHKTSLNRHMKIHTGEKPYICQQCGESFAQRVNLKFHMRIHSGESPFTCLDCGKGFNKKGHLNRHTKIHTGEKPYTCQQCGKSFTYKGSLNWHMTIHTGEKPYACPQCGKSFYQHGNLKVHMRIHSGENPFTCQPCGKSFNRKESLDRHIRIHTGEKPYRCQHCGKSFHQLGNLTVHMRVHTKMSPFPCQQCGQGFNHKISLNRHMRIHTGEKPYTCHQCGESFAHHVKLKIHMRIHPGKKPYTCHQCGESFAHHVNLKVHMKIHNGESPFTCQHCGKCFNHKTNLKRHMRIHTGEKPYSCQQCGKRFTHKGSLNWHMAIHSEEKSHTCPQCGKSFHQHGNLKAHMLIHTGETPFTCQQCGRSFNRKESLDRHVRIHTGEKPYTCQQCGKGFHQRGTLTVHMRVHTGETPFTCQQCGQFFNRKESLNRHMSIHTGEKPYTCQQSVEEVSLKQETLTGTQEFPPDKSLTSANIFGLAFFTLDQMTQKEEKEASFKCSQTEKSFSQKRNLEVHMRIHTGEKPNGSPQCAKSFNQDESLKFQTRIKTGKSPFTCQHCGNSFTHKGSLNRHLRIHTGEKPYTCPQCGKSFSQHKNLKAHMSIHPGEKPFTCPPCGKTFDQYRNFKVHMRVHTGEKHYTCQQCGKSFNRKGNLNFHMRIHTGESLFICQQCGISFTQKGSLNRHMRIHTGEKPYICHQCGRSFNRKGNLNFHMKVHTGESPFTCQQCGKGFTQKGSLNRHMRIHTREKPYGCQQCGASFAHHGSLKVHMRIHTGEKPYTCIHCEKSFEQHGNLKAHMRVHTGEKPYKCLQCGKSFTQKGQLEVHKRNHLRENF from the exons ATGTTTTTTAATTTGTGCGTCAACAGTAGATCACAcgcaaaacttgccactcccatcTATGCATTTGGGGAAATGTGCTCTGCTGCCAATCTGCCccatttagtaaatctggcccttgaTGTCTGTTGTATTGTGCCATTAAATTGGGAAAaacctttgttttgttttttcacctTAGCCCTAATGGCAATGAAAGAGGAGACAGAAGAACTTAATGAAATTGAAGAGAAAGATCAACATGAGAATCTTCATGATTTCataactggagaaaaaccttttcGGTGTTCGCAGACTGAAAAGACTTCCACGCAGAAAAAAGCTcaaaagagtttcagtcaacaAAGAAACCTTAAAGACCGCACAGGAAAGAGTTCTTTCACCTGCCAACTCTGTGGAAAAAATTACAATCATAAAACAAGTCTTAACAGgcacatgaaaattcacactggagaaaagccttacataTGCCAGCAGTGTGGGGAGAGTTTTGCTCAACGTGTAAACCTTAAattccacatgagaattcacagtGGAGAGAGTCCCTTCACCTGCCTAGACTGTGGAAAAGGTTTCAACAAAAAAGGACACCTTAATCGCCACACAAAAATTCACACTGgggagaagccttacacctgccaacagtgtggaaaaagtttcactTATAAAGGAAGCCTTAACTGGCACATGactattcacactggagaaaagccttacgcatgccctcagtgtggaaaaagtttctaTCAACAtggaaaccttaaagtccacatgagaattcacagtGGGGAGAACCCTTTTACCTGCCAACCATGTGGAAAAAGTTTTAATCGTAAAGAAAGTCTTGACAGGCATATacgaattcacactggagagaagccttacagaTGCCAACATTGTGGAAAAAGTTTCCATCAACTTGGAAACCTTACagtccacatgagagttcacactaaAATGAGTCCATTcccctgccaacagtgtggacaaGGTTTCAATCATAAAATAAGTCTTAACaggcacatgagaattcatactggagaaaagccttacacatgCCATCAGTGTGGGGAGAGTTTTGCTCATCATGTAAAGCTTAAaattcacatgagaattcacccTGGAAAGAAGCCTTACACATGCCATCAGTGTGGTGAGAGTTTTGCTCATCATgtaaaccttaaagtccacatgaaaaTACACAATGGAGAGAGTCCCTTCACCTGCCAACACTGTGGAAAATGTTTCAATCATAAGACAAATCTTAAAaggcacatgagaattcacaccggagagaagccttactCATGCCAACAGTGTGGGAAAAGATTCACACATAAAGGAAGCCTTAACTGGCACATGGCTATTCACTCTGAAGAAAAGTCACACacatgccctcagtgtggaaaaagtttccaTCAACATGGAAACCTTAAAGCTCATATGCTGATTCACACTGGGGAGAcccctttcacctgccaacagtgtggaagaAGTTTCAATCGTAAAGAAAGTCTTGACAGACATGTacgaattcacactggagagaagccttacacatgccaacagtgtggaaaaggTTTCCATCAGCGTGGAACCCTTACagtccacatgagagttcacacagGGGAGACCCCTtttacctgccaacagtgtggacagTTTTTCAATCGTAAGGAAAGCCTGAACAGGCACATGAgtattcatactggagaaaagccttacacatgCCAACAAAGTGTGGAAGAAGTTTCACTCAAACAGGAAACTTTAACAGGTACACAAGAATTCCCACCAGATAAAAGCCTTACATCTGCCAACA TATTTGGGCTTGCTTTTTTCACCTTAGACCAAATGACGCAGAAAGAGGAGAAGGAAGCATCTTTTAAATGCTCACAGACtgaaaagagtttcagtcaaaaaagaAACCttgaagtccacatgagaattcacactggagagaagcctaaCGGATCCCCTCAGTGTGCAAAGAGTTTCAATCAAGATGAAAGCCTTAAATTCCAAACGAGAATTAAAACTGGAAAGAGTCCCTTCACCTGCCAACACTGTGGAAACAGTTTCACTCATAAAGGAAGCCTTAACAGGCACTtgaggattcacactggagagaagccttacacatgccctcagtgtggaaagagtttcagtcaacaTAAAAACCTTAAAGCCCACATGAGTATTCAccctggagaaaagcctttcacATGCCCTCCGTGTGGAAAGACTTTTGATCAATATAGAAACTTTAAAGtacacatgagagttcacactggagagaagcattacacctgccaacagtgtggaaaaagtttcaacagaaaaggaaaccttaatttccacatgagaattcacactggagagagcctTTTcatctgccaacagtgtggaataAGTTTCACTCAGAAAGGAAGCCTTAACaggcacatgagaattcataccGGAGAAAAGCCTTATATATGCCATCAGTGTGGAAGAAGTTTCAACagaaaaggaaaccttaatttccacatgaaagttcacactggagagagccctttcacctgccaacagtgtggaaaaggTTTCACTCAGAAAGGAAGCCTTAACaggcacatgagaattcacaccaGAGAAAAGCCTTACGGATGCCAACAGTGTGGAGCGAGTTTTGCTCATCATggaagccttaaagtccacatgagaattcacactggagagaagccttacacatgCATTCATTGTGAAAAGAGTTTCGAACAACATGGAAACCTTAAGgcccacatgagagttcacactggagagaagccttacaaatgccttcagtgtggaaagagtttcactcaaaaaggaCAACT